Below is a window of Candidatus Neomarinimicrobiota bacterium DNA.
TGCTAGCCACCAGAAAACCAGCCGTGCCACAGGCAGGATCACAAATAGTGTCGTCCTTTTTAGGCTGGACCATATCCACCATCATTTTGATAATATGTCTTGGCGTTCTGAACTGTCCATTTCTTCCAGCAGTGGCAATCTTTGAAAGTAAATATTCGTACAGGTCGCCCTTGGTATCTCGGTCGTCCATCTGAATTTTGTCGACCATCTGCACGACTTGATCCAGGAGCCGTGGCGTGGGAATCATGAAGGTAGCACCCTGCATATACTTTGCGAACACACCGGCTTTGTCCCCAATGCTTTTCATGTGTGCAAAGACAGTCAGGTTATCTACATCTACTTGAGGTTTGGTGAACAATCCAAACATGACATCAGGATCGGTATCCTTGAATGAATTCCAGCGAAAACGGCTTTGTTCTGTGGTGTAGTAGGTCTCCCCTATGTCTATCCCGGCAATATTGGCTTTCTTCTCTTCCAGAAGCTGGCGTTCATCCAGACGGCGGATGAATAGAAGATAGGTGAATTGCTGAATTACTGTTAATGGATCTGTAACACCTCCTGTAGCAAACGAATTCCATATTTTATCGACTTGGTTGCGTAGTTCTCCGGTGATCATTTATGTGTGTTCCGATCTATATATTTATGACTTTAATTTCCACTCGAAGTGAGTATTATTTCAGTACTTCCCAATGTCCACCCTTGTCCGAGCCAATCCGTTTCAGTTGACCAGATTCCTGAAGTTTCTTCAGGTTGCGTTCTACAGAACGAGTGGTAACACCGGTAAGTTGAGCAAGACTTGCAATTGTTGCATTAGAATTTCTGCTAATCTCCTTGATGATTTTCTCCGACGCTTTCTCCGACGCTTTCTCCGACATTCTCTCTTTAGCTTCTTCAGGATAATGAAATACGACCCAC
It encodes the following:
- a CDS encoding class I SAM-dependent DNA methyltransferase; amino-acid sequence: MITGELRNQVDKIWNSFATGGVTDPLTVIQQFTYLLFIRRLDERQLLEEKKANIAGIDIGETYYTTEQSRFRWNSFKDTDPDVMFGLFTKPQVDVDNLTVFAHMKSIGDKAGVFAKYMQGATFMIPTPRLLDQVVQMVDKIQMDDRDTKGDLYEYLLSKIATAGRNGQFRTPRHIIKMMVDMVQPKKDDTICDPACGTAGFLVASSEYIHDKHPDYFHEKDFREHFNSDMFTGIEFDATMLRIGAMNLQLHGIEKPDLIGKDSLSESNADIREQFTLILANPPFKGSLDYDSVDASILQTVKTKKTELLFLGLMLRMLKTGGRCVVIVPDGVLFGSSKAHKQIREELVENQKLEAVISMPS
- a CDS encoding winged helix-turn-helix transcriptional regulator, yielding MALRIERIMDACKAADVPEPEFETGGLWVVFHYPEEAKERMSEKASEKASEKIIKEISRNSNATIASLAQLTGVTTRSVERNLKKLQESGQLKRIGSDKGGHWEVLK